From Acidipropionibacterium acidipropionici, one genomic window encodes:
- a CDS encoding universal stress protein: MNQIHVPSSDQPLVVSVHPGVPELLISTAVGWARAFGSSLCMAYVDESRVTIEGYEDGSVRHTALVPDDERTPWRARDSQLREALASVMAGYPDVDWQFRYRAGNPDRELSHLAHTLDAAAIIVGTRAPGFRWTAKEWFDGSVALQLSRRQTRPVVLVPLSTQDWERPVAVRPPEPPETTGRADDRPEEIGPDRVD, encoded by the coding sequence ATGAACCAGATCCACGTTCCGTCCTCCGATCAGCCGCTGGTCGTCTCGGTGCATCCCGGCGTACCCGAACTTCTCATCAGCACCGCCGTCGGGTGGGCCCGGGCCTTCGGTTCATCGCTGTGCATGGCCTACGTCGACGAGTCCCGGGTCACGATCGAGGGCTACGAGGACGGGTCGGTGCGCCACACCGCCCTGGTGCCCGACGACGAGCGGACGCCCTGGCGGGCCAGGGACTCCCAGCTGCGCGAGGCCCTGGCCTCGGTGATGGCCGGATACCCCGACGTCGACTGGCAGTTCCGCTACCGGGCCGGGAACCCCGACCGGGAGCTGTCGCACCTGGCGCACACCCTGGACGCCGCGGCGATCATCGTCGGCACCAGGGCTCCGGGCTTCCGATGGACCGCCAAGGAGTGGTTCGACGGATCCGTGGCCCTGCAACTGTCGAGGCGTCAGACCCGCCCCGTCGTCCTGGTCCCGCTGAGCACGCAGGACTGGGAGCGCCCGGTGGCGGTGCGCCCGCCCGAGCCCCCGGAGACGACCGGCCGGGCGGACGACCGACCCGAGGAGATCGGCCCCGACCGGGTGGACTGA
- a CDS encoding glycoside hydrolase family 3 C-terminal domain-containing protein: protein MTELTDLPQYLLIRLLSGADDWRTVAAGEVGVRSLHLSDGPHGLRVPDVKGGSLPATCFPTAVTLGASWDRELAEEVGGALAVEAGALGVDVVLGPGMNIKRHPLGGRNFEYLSEDPVVSGELAAAMVRGIQGRGVAACVKHFAVNNQETMRLCVDAVVDERTLHEIYLAAFETVVRTARPAAVMASYNEINGTAATTNRRLITEVLRGRWGFDGLVMSDWGAVWDRVAALEAGLDLEMPSSAGAFDRSVAAALDSGRLGLDAVLTSVSRLVGLQNRISPPRIDRIPADEHDALARRAAAAGTVLAANDGILPLAAGSKVAVIGAFAARPRYQGSGSSQVNPTRVTGLLEALGAKDVEVGYARGYDPDEQRTDAVLVAEAAELAAASDVAVVVTGPPEELESEGYDRTGMDLPAQHDALVRAVLAANPRTVIVVCSGSPVALPWADRAAAVVLAGLGGQAGGGALADVLVGDAEPGGRLAETWPHDLSEVASDPWFPGTGAMVQYREGPAIGYRHTATNGVEPAFCFGHGLSYTRFDWRDAVLTEPWIVAGDGLSVDVEVANVGDRAGSDVVQVYLSDRTGVVSRPRRWLAGFAKVRLEAGQSRRVQVAVGARELGFWDVEKHDWVVPSGHFDVELGRSAHDIVATLDLVVSEGADHAPERAWTPLIAEDDEAFAARLGHEIPRPAATTPFTARSTLGQVRHTPLGGLLHAAAMRRLAAGVRDPRFRRMMEHTVDELPLRNLPSMTKGLVPLESVSLIVDVLNGAPDEILRRSFGGALGLGRGVVDAGRGLWGELSSRIGRLGR from the coding sequence ATGACCGAGCTGACCGATCTGCCCCAGTACCTTCTGATCCGGCTGCTCTCGGGAGCCGATGACTGGCGGACGGTGGCCGCCGGGGAGGTCGGCGTGCGGTCGCTGCACCTGTCCGACGGCCCCCACGGGCTGCGGGTGCCCGACGTGAAGGGGGGCTCCCTGCCGGCCACCTGCTTCCCCACGGCGGTCACCCTGGGGGCGAGCTGGGACCGGGAACTGGCCGAGGAGGTCGGCGGGGCACTGGCGGTGGAGGCGGGGGCCCTCGGCGTCGACGTGGTGCTCGGCCCCGGGATGAACATCAAGCGGCATCCGCTGGGGGGACGCAACTTCGAGTACCTGTCGGAGGACCCGGTGGTCTCCGGCGAGCTGGCCGCCGCGATGGTGCGGGGAATCCAGGGCCGGGGAGTGGCCGCCTGCGTCAAGCACTTCGCCGTCAACAACCAGGAGACCATGAGGCTGTGCGTCGACGCCGTCGTCGACGAGCGGACCCTGCACGAGATCTACCTGGCGGCCTTCGAGACCGTGGTGCGCACCGCACGCCCGGCCGCCGTGATGGCCTCCTACAACGAGATCAACGGCACCGCCGCCACCACGAACCGGAGGCTCATCACCGAGGTGCTCCGGGGTCGCTGGGGCTTCGACGGACTCGTGATGAGTGACTGGGGCGCCGTCTGGGACCGGGTGGCGGCGCTGGAGGCGGGACTGGACCTCGAGATGCCCTCGAGCGCGGGGGCCTTCGACCGGTCGGTGGCCGCGGCTCTGGATTCGGGACGGCTGGGCCTCGACGCCGTCCTCACCTCCGTCTCCCGGCTGGTCGGGCTGCAGAACCGGATCAGCCCGCCGAGGATCGACAGGATTCCGGCCGACGAGCACGACGCCCTGGCCCGGCGGGCGGCGGCGGCCGGTACGGTTCTGGCCGCCAATGACGGCATCCTGCCCCTGGCGGCGGGCTCGAAGGTCGCCGTCATCGGAGCCTTCGCGGCCAGACCGCGCTATCAGGGGTCGGGATCCTCGCAGGTGAATCCCACGCGGGTCACGGGCCTTCTCGAGGCCCTGGGCGCCAAGGACGTCGAGGTCGGCTACGCGAGGGGATACGACCCCGATGAGCAGCGCACCGACGCCGTCCTGGTCGCCGAGGCGGCCGAGCTGGCCGCGGCCTCCGACGTCGCCGTCGTGGTCACCGGGCCGCCGGAGGAACTGGAGTCGGAGGGGTACGACCGCACCGGAATGGACCTGCCCGCCCAGCACGACGCCCTGGTGCGCGCGGTGCTGGCCGCCAATCCCCGTACCGTGATCGTGGTGTGCTCGGGTTCGCCGGTCGCCCTCCCGTGGGCGGATCGGGCCGCGGCGGTGGTCCTGGCCGGGCTGGGCGGCCAGGCCGGAGGGGGAGCACTGGCCGACGTGCTGGTCGGCGACGCCGAGCCTGGCGGGCGGCTCGCCGAGACCTGGCCCCACGACCTGTCGGAGGTGGCGAGCGACCCGTGGTTCCCGGGAACCGGGGCGATGGTCCAGTACCGGGAGGGGCCGGCGATCGGTTACCGCCACACCGCCACCAACGGGGTGGAGCCCGCCTTCTGCTTCGGTCACGGCCTCTCCTACACCCGCTTCGACTGGCGGGACGCCGTGCTCACCGAGCCCTGGATCGTCGCCGGTGACGGCCTGAGCGTCGACGTCGAGGTCGCCAATGTGGGGGATCGGGCCGGATCCGATGTGGTCCAGGTGTACCTGTCGGACCGTACCGGCGTGGTCTCGAGGCCGAGGCGCTGGCTGGCCGGCTTCGCGAAGGTGCGGCTGGAGGCCGGGCAGAGCCGACGGGTGCAGGTGGCCGTCGGCGCCCGTGAACTGGGCTTCTGGGACGTCGAGAAGCACGACTGGGTGGTGCCCTCGGGGCATTTCGACGTCGAGCTGGGGCGCAGCGCCCACGACATCGTGGCGACCCTGGATCTGGTGGTCTCCGAAGGCGCTGATCATGCCCCCGAGAGGGCGTGGACGCCGTTGATCGCCGAGGACGACGAGGCCTTCGCCGCCCGGCTCGGACATGAGATCCCCCGGCCGGCCGCGACCACCCCGTTCACCGCGAGATCGACGCTGGGCCAGGTGCGCCACACACCGCTGGGCGGCCTGCTGCACGCGGCGGCGATGCGCCGGCTGGCTGCAGGCGTCCGGGATCCGCGGTTCAGGCGGATGATGGAGCACACCGTCGACGAGCTGCCGCTGCGCAACCTGCCGTCGATGACGAAGGGGCTGGTGCCCCTGGAGTCGGTCTCCCTCATCGTCGACGTGCTCAACGGCGCCCCCGACGAGATCCTGCGGCGGTCCTTCGGCGGTGCACTGGGCCTGGGAAGGGGAGTGGTCGACGCCGGCCGGGGTCTCTGGGGAGAGCTCAGTTCCCGGATCGGGAGGCTCGGCCGATAG
- a CDS encoding M50 family metallopeptidase: MQWSEIFDAVASRLNSNFAVGDPVAGRWLLAGIVIAAASILIGPLWRLVRPAVTLVHELGHAAVGVLSGQRFTGFVIRPDMSGHTTTVGRTSGPGMVLTAAAGYPMPAIIGAGAIQAALAGRAGVVLLLILITLVVALFHARSLFTGGSLVLLIGLDGYLWWAGDRPWAAASVVWLGAVLLIGAWRHLAAVAFHGDRSQDPGLLASATRVPTAVWNLGFMLILAACTWWAWRVLEIPFGLAVEALLGGR, translated from the coding sequence GTGCAATGGTCCGAGATCTTCGACGCCGTCGCGTCCCGCCTCAACTCAAACTTCGCGGTGGGCGATCCGGTCGCCGGCCGCTGGCTGCTGGCGGGCATCGTGATCGCGGCGGCGAGCATCCTCATCGGCCCGCTGTGGCGGCTGGTGCGTCCCGCCGTCACCCTGGTCCACGAGCTCGGCCACGCCGCGGTGGGAGTGCTGAGCGGACAGAGGTTCACCGGATTCGTCATCAGACCCGACATGTCGGGACACACCACCACCGTCGGGCGCACGAGCGGCCCGGGGATGGTGCTCACCGCCGCAGCCGGCTATCCGATGCCGGCGATCATCGGGGCGGGCGCGATCCAGGCGGCCCTGGCGGGGCGCGCCGGGGTCGTCCTGCTGCTCATCCTCATCACCCTGGTCGTGGCCCTGTTCCACGCCCGCTCCCTGTTCACCGGTGGATCCCTCGTACTGCTCATCGGCCTCGACGGCTACCTGTGGTGGGCCGGAGACCGGCCCTGGGCGGCGGCCTCGGTGGTGTGGCTCGGTGCGGTGCTGCTGATCGGAGCCTGGCGCCATCTCGCGGCGGTCGCATTCCACGGCGACCGCAGCCAGGACCCGGGACTCCTGGCCTCCGCGACACGGGTTCCCACGGCAGTCTGGAACCTCGGCTTCATGCTGATCCTGGCCGCCTGCACATGGTGGGCGTGGCGGGTCCTGGAGATCCCCTTCGGCCTGGCCGTGGAGGCGCTGCTGGGCGGGCGCTGA
- a CDS encoding ABC transporter substrate-binding protein, whose amino-acid sequence MRAGLRVAAAACALALVLTGLVGCSREDSSDTVVLGATAAPPTLDLTANNAAAIPQVLLYNVYETLLRVDDDGNLKPLLARSWSRSTDGLHYTFHLDDRARFASGARVDAAAVADSLNRMRSKDTIEVVSAQLAAVTAITARGDDTVDITLKQRDNFLLYNLAGVAGIIIDPAHRTDLARHPAGSGPYRVTGFSPGESVDLEASPAAWHERPQVARVRFSYYTDATSQTAALLSGDLDVITDLTTPQAVSRFSDPKRFTVTRGTTNGEVVLGLNNSTRALSDRRVRQAILMAIDRRGLLDVVWNGQGTLIGSMVPPTDSWYTDLSKRWPYDPAAARRLLAQAGYADGLRLRLRVPSLPYATASTRVITDMLKRIGITVVTDELEFPARWLDVVYTRADYDMTVVAHVEPHDIVNWANPDYYWRYRNPTFTRLIGQAASGPADQSTARMRQASEILADDAAGDFLYLMPKITVAKAGITGLQRNAASLSFDLTSLRRAGR is encoded by the coding sequence ATGAGAGCAGGCCTGCGGGTGGCAGCCGCCGCCTGCGCCCTCGCGCTGGTCCTGACGGGGCTGGTGGGGTGCTCCCGCGAGGATTCCTCGGACACGGTGGTGCTTGGGGCCACCGCAGCCCCGCCCACCCTGGACCTCACCGCCAACAACGCCGCCGCGATCCCCCAGGTGCTGCTCTACAACGTCTACGAGACGCTGTTGCGGGTCGACGACGACGGCAACCTGAAGCCCCTGCTGGCCCGGTCGTGGTCCCGCTCGACGGACGGACTGCACTACACCTTCCACCTCGACGACCGCGCCCGCTTCGCATCCGGGGCCCGGGTCGACGCCGCCGCGGTGGCCGACTCGCTGAACCGGATGCGCTCCAAGGACACCATTGAGGTGGTCAGCGCCCAGCTGGCGGCCGTCACGGCGATCACGGCGCGCGGCGACGACACGGTGGACATCACCCTCAAGCAGCGCGACAACTTCCTGCTCTACAACCTCGCCGGTGTCGCCGGGATCATCATCGATCCGGCCCACCGCACCGACCTGGCCCGCCATCCGGCCGGCTCGGGCCCCTACCGGGTCACCGGCTTCTCGCCCGGCGAGTCGGTCGATCTGGAGGCCTCGCCCGCCGCCTGGCACGAGCGTCCGCAGGTGGCCAGGGTGCGGTTCAGCTACTACACCGACGCCACATCCCAGACCGCCGCCCTGCTCTCGGGGGATCTCGACGTCATCACCGACCTCACCACCCCCCAGGCGGTCTCGCGGTTCTCCGACCCGAAGCGTTTCACCGTCACCCGGGGCACCACCAACGGCGAGGTGGTGCTCGGGCTCAACAACTCCACCAGGGCGCTGTCGGACCGACGGGTACGGCAGGCCATCCTCATGGCGATCGACCGCAGGGGTCTCCTCGACGTCGTCTGGAACGGGCAGGGCACCCTCATCGGCTCGATGGTGCCGCCCACCGATTCCTGGTACACCGACCTGTCGAAGCGCTGGCCCTACGATCCGGCGGCGGCCCGCAGGCTGCTGGCGCAGGCCGGCTACGCCGACGGCCTGAGGCTGCGCCTGCGGGTCCCCTCCCTGCCGTACGCCACCGCCTCCACCCGGGTCATCACCGACATGCTCAAGAGGATCGGTATCACCGTGGTCACCGATGAGCTGGAGTTCCCGGCTCGCTGGCTCGACGTCGTCTACACCCGCGCCGACTACGACATGACCGTCGTCGCCCATGTGGAACCCCACGACATCGTCAACTGGGCGAATCCCGACTACTACTGGCGCTATCGCAACCCCACCTTCACCAGGCTCATCGGCCAGGCCGCCTCAGGGCCCGCCGACCAGTCCACCGCGCGGATGCGGCAGGCCTCCGAGATCCTGGCCGACGACGCCGCCGGGGACTTCCTCTACCTGATGCCGAAGATCACCGTTGCCAAGGCCGGGATCACCGGCCTGCAGCGCAATGCGGCCTCCCTGAGCTTCGACCTCACCTCACTGCGGAGGGCCGGCCGGTGA
- a CDS encoding ABC transporter permease: MTPLRRLLRSLAELIISLLVASLIVYGLLNLLPGDVAQVMLGTNADPAAAAKLRNQLGLDRPFLVRYGDWMTGLLTGNLGSSVVSGEAIGPEIASRLAVTGWLVGLAMLLAVLACLPTGIYAAVHRRRARGFAVSAASQILMSVPAFLAGILLILLFSVTLGWLPAGSYVPLTHHPADWLRHIILPVCALALVQAAVLSRYVRSAFIDVLADDHLRTARAVGWRLWPALIRHGLRNASISLVTVLGLQLSTLLVGAIVVEQVFVIPGLGSYLLDAVSMRDLVVVSDVVMVLVALVLLITFLVDLLVVLIDPRLRVTADVEEDQ; this comes from the coding sequence GTGACCCCGCTGCGACGCCTGCTCCGCTCCCTGGCCGAGCTCATCATCAGCCTCCTGGTGGCCTCTCTCATCGTCTACGGGCTGCTCAACCTGCTGCCCGGCGACGTCGCCCAGGTGATGCTGGGCACCAACGCCGACCCGGCGGCGGCCGCGAAGCTGCGCAACCAGCTCGGCCTGGACCGGCCCTTCCTGGTGCGCTACGGCGACTGGATGACCGGCCTGCTCACCGGGAATCTGGGCTCCTCGGTGGTGAGCGGGGAGGCCATCGGTCCCGAGATCGCCTCCCGGCTCGCCGTCACCGGATGGCTCGTCGGACTGGCCATGCTGCTGGCGGTGCTGGCCTGCCTGCCGACCGGCATCTACGCGGCGGTCCACCGGCGACGGGCCCGCGGCTTCGCGGTCTCCGCCGCCTCCCAGATCCTCATGAGCGTGCCCGCCTTTCTGGCCGGCATCCTGCTCATCCTGCTCTTCTCGGTCACCCTGGGCTGGCTTCCCGCCGGATCCTACGTACCGCTCACCCACCACCCGGCCGACTGGCTGCGTCACATCATCCTGCCGGTGTGCGCCCTGGCCCTGGTGCAGGCCGCCGTCCTGTCGCGCTACGTCCGCAGCGCCTTCATCGACGTCCTCGCCGACGACCACCTGCGCACCGCCCGGGCGGTGGGCTGGAGGCTGTGGCCGGCGCTCATCCGCCACGGCCTGCGCAACGCCTCGATCAGCCTGGTCACAGTCCTCGGCCTGCAGCTGTCGACCCTGCTGGTCGGCGCCATCGTCGTCGAACAGGTCTTCGTCATCCCCGGCCTGGGCTCCTACCTCCTCGACGCCGTCTCGATGCGCGACCTGGTCGTGGTCTCCGACGTCGTGATGGTGCTGGTGGCCCTGGTGCTGCTCATCACCTTCCTGGTCGACCTGCTGGTGGTGCTCATCGACCCCCGTCTGAGAGTCACGGCCGATGTGGAGGAGGACCAGTGA
- a CDS encoding ABC transporter permease gives MRRAGLTIGTTLVGLIVIAALVSLVWTPYDPNLVVPAERLQGPSLRHLLGTDGFGSDIASRLLVGARTCLLVGIVSVVIAAGIGVPWGMASAMLRRPWSRVSARASDLLYAFPALLLAIILAAAVGGSTLTGMIAIGISTVPVFARITRTASWQVLSQDYVLAARSSGIGWLAIARTHVLPNIAPLIGVQASVAYGMAILAEAALSYLGLATPATVPTWGRMLRDAQAYLFNSPAQTLWPGLAIAAAVMGFTLLGDGLRDFLDPRLRELR, from the coding sequence GTGAGACGCGCCGGCCTGACCATCGGGACCACCCTGGTGGGACTCATCGTGATCGCCGCCCTGGTGTCACTGGTCTGGACTCCTTACGACCCCAACCTGGTGGTACCCGCCGAGCGCCTCCAGGGCCCCTCCCTGCGGCATCTGCTGGGCACCGACGGGTTCGGCTCCGACATCGCCTCCCGGCTCCTGGTCGGGGCGCGGACCTGTCTTCTGGTCGGCATCGTCTCGGTGGTCATCGCCGCCGGCATCGGGGTGCCCTGGGGAATGGCGTCGGCGATGCTTCGCCGGCCCTGGTCGCGGGTGAGTGCCCGGGCCTCGGACCTGCTCTACGCCTTCCCCGCCCTGCTGCTCGCGATCATCCTGGCCGCGGCGGTGGGAGGCTCGACCCTCACCGGCATGATCGCCATCGGGATCTCCACGGTCCCGGTCTTCGCGCGCATCACGCGGACCGCCAGCTGGCAGGTGCTCAGCCAGGACTACGTGCTGGCCGCGCGGTCCTCGGGGATCGGATGGCTGGCCATCGCCCGCACCCACGTCCTGCCGAATATCGCCCCGCTGATCGGGGTCCAGGCCTCGGTGGCCTACGGGATGGCGATCCTCGCGGAGGCGGCGCTCAGCTACCTGGGACTGGCCACCCCAGCCACCGTGCCGACCTGGGGCAGAATGCTGCGCGACGCCCAGGCCTACCTGTTCAACAGCCCGGCCCAGACCCTGTGGCCCGGCCTGGCCATCGCGGCCGCCGTGATGGGATTCACCCTGCTGGGCGACGGCCTGAGGGATTTCCTGGACCCCAGACTTCGGGAGCTGAGATGA
- a CDS encoding ATP-binding cassette domain-containing protein produces MSGELLKVEDLRIDFGRRRRVAVDGIGFSVGQGERLGLIGESGSGKSVTALAVMGLLPDNAHISGSIDWRGEELLGRSDKEMSKLRGDQIGMVFQEPMSALDPTMKVGRQVAESLRLHNSSATSARSAVIEMLGQVGLPEPRRVAGSYPHQLSGGQRQRALMAMALVNNPDLLICDEPTTALDVTVQARVLATLDEVLDAVGAACLFISHDLGVVSQVCDHIMVMRHGELVERGATAEVLRAPEHPYTRRLLSAARLDLVEPGQMIAPEDA; encoded by the coding sequence ATGAGCGGGGAACTGCTGAAGGTCGAGGATCTGCGCATCGATTTCGGACGCCGGCGCCGGGTCGCGGTCGACGGCATCGGCTTCAGCGTGGGGCAGGGGGAGAGGCTCGGGCTGATCGGGGAGTCCGGGTCCGGGAAGTCCGTCACCGCCCTGGCGGTGATGGGGCTGCTGCCCGACAACGCCCACATCTCCGGGTCCATCGACTGGCGGGGAGAAGAGCTGCTCGGCCGGTCCGACAAGGAGATGTCGAAACTGCGCGGGGACCAGATCGGGATGGTCTTCCAGGAGCCGATGTCCGCCCTGGACCCGACGATGAAGGTCGGTCGGCAGGTCGCCGAATCGCTGCGCCTGCACAATTCGTCGGCGACCTCGGCCCGTAGCGCCGTCATCGAGATGCTCGGCCAGGTCGGGCTGCCCGAGCCCCGACGGGTCGCCGGCTCCTACCCGCATCAGCTCTCAGGCGGCCAGCGGCAGCGCGCGCTGATGGCCATGGCCCTGGTGAACAATCCCGATCTGCTCATCTGCGACGAGCCCACCACCGCCCTGGACGTCACCGTCCAGGCCCGGGTGCTGGCCACCCTGGACGAGGTGCTCGATGCCGTCGGTGCGGCCTGTCTGTTCATCTCCCACGACCTGGGCGTCGTCTCCCAGGTCTGCGACCACATCATGGTGATGCGCCACGGCGAACTGGTCGAGAGGGGGGCCACAGCCGAGGTGCTGCGGGCCCCCGAACATCCGTACACCCGCAGGCTGCTGAGCGCCGCGCGGCTGGACCTCGTGGAACCGGGCCAGATGATCGCGCCGGAGGACGCATGA
- a CDS encoding ABC transporter ATP-binding protein, with translation MNPPERQDPQEPPAELRTEAVSLHLGDRRGGVQALDEVSLEVRPGVRLGLVGESGSGKSTLLRVLAGLHRPDSGDVRFRGDSIVGRRPRELAELRANVALVLQDPRSSLDPRMNVGRTITEPLRSPVLRRARSREETSAQLSKVMDEVGLDPESAGRFPHEFSGGQRQRIAIARALITRPAVLLADEPVSALDVSVRAQILNLLLELVAARGLTMVFVSHDLAVVRHLCDEVAVMQEGRIVESGPLASVYRDPQHRVTRDLLAAIPTIRI, from the coding sequence ATGAACCCACCCGAACGCCAGGATCCGCAGGAGCCCCCGGCGGAACTGAGGACAGAGGCGGTCAGCCTTCACCTGGGAGACCGCCGCGGTGGCGTCCAGGCGCTCGACGAGGTCAGCCTCGAGGTGCGCCCGGGAGTCAGACTGGGTCTGGTGGGGGAGTCCGGATCGGGGAAGTCGACCCTGCTCAGGGTGCTCGCCGGCCTGCACCGCCCCGACTCCGGGGATGTGCGGTTCCGGGGAGACTCCATCGTGGGGCGGCGCCCCCGGGAGCTGGCGGAGCTGCGCGCCAACGTCGCCCTGGTGTTGCAGGACCCCCGGTCCTCCCTCGACCCCCGGATGAATGTGGGGCGGACCATCACCGAGCCGTTGCGCTCCCCGGTGCTGCGGCGGGCCCGGAGCCGCGAGGAGACCTCCGCGCAGCTGTCGAAGGTCATGGACGAGGTCGGCCTCGACCCCGAATCGGCCGGACGTTTCCCCCACGAGTTCTCCGGCGGGCAGCGCCAGCGGATCGCCATCGCCCGGGCCCTCATCACCCGCCCCGCGGTGCTGCTGGCCGACGAACCGGTCTCGGCCCTGGACGTCTCGGTGCGCGCCCAGATCCTCAACCTGCTGCTGGAACTGGTGGCGGCCCGCGGACTCACGATGGTCTTCGTCTCCCACGACCTGGCCGTGGTGCGGCACCTGTGCGACGAGGTGGCCGTGATGCAGGAGGGCCGGATCGTCGAGTCGGGGCCACTGGCGAGCGTCTACCGGGACCCGCAGCACCGGGTCACCCGTGATCTGCTGGCCGCGATCCCCACGATTCGTATCTGA
- the serA gene encoding phosphoglycerate dehydrogenase, with the protein MKALLLENIHDEAVRTLRSEGYEVERLSKALGEDELIEALEGVDLLGVRSRTNITRKVVEARGDSLTAVGAFCIGTNQLDLDALSGAGVAAFNAPYSNTRSVVELVLGEIIALARRLGDRNTQMHHGVWRKSAAGSHEIRGRKLGIVGYGNIGSQLSVVAEAMGMRVWFYDVADKLPLGNARKCDSLEELLQTVETVSIHVDGRPENRGMIGAAEFEAMRPRTLFLNLSRGGVVDVDALAENLRTGHIAGAAVDVFPTEPKSGDEPFVSPLTQLDNVVLTPHVGGSTQEAQVDIGRYVANKLIDYAENASTSMSVNLPDIAPAPANGTRIGHLHRNVPGVMATINRLIADYGGNVTYQALATRDALGYAVLDIAETDRGLLAEVAHLDATIRARVL; encoded by the coding sequence ATGAAGGCACTCCTGCTCGAGAATATTCACGACGAAGCCGTTCGGACCCTGCGATCCGAGGGCTACGAGGTGGAGCGGTTGAGTAAGGCGCTGGGTGAGGATGAACTCATCGAGGCCCTCGAGGGGGTCGACCTGCTCGGAGTGAGGTCGCGCACCAACATCACCAGGAAGGTCGTGGAGGCGCGCGGGGACTCCCTCACCGCGGTCGGAGCCTTCTGCATCGGGACCAATCAGCTCGATCTGGACGCCCTGTCGGGGGCCGGCGTCGCGGCATTCAACGCCCCCTACTCCAACACCAGGTCGGTGGTCGAGCTGGTGCTCGGCGAGATCATAGCGCTGGCCCGCCGACTGGGGGATCGCAACACCCAGATGCATCACGGGGTGTGGCGCAAGAGCGCTGCCGGCTCCCATGAGATCAGGGGCCGCAAGCTCGGCATCGTGGGCTACGGCAATATCGGCTCGCAGCTGTCGGTGGTCGCCGAGGCGATGGGCATGAGGGTGTGGTTCTACGACGTGGCCGACAAGCTCCCGCTGGGCAACGCCCGCAAGTGCGACAGCCTGGAGGAGCTCCTGCAGACGGTCGAGACGGTGAGCATCCACGTCGACGGACGCCCCGAGAACCGCGGCATGATCGGCGCCGCCGAGTTCGAGGCGATGCGTCCGCGCACCCTCTTCCTCAATCTGTCGCGGGGCGGCGTCGTCGACGTCGACGCGCTCGCCGAGAACCTGCGCACCGGCCACATCGCCGGGGCGGCGGTCGACGTCTTCCCCACCGAGCCGAAGTCCGGGGACGAGCCCTTCGTGTCCCCCCTCACCCAGCTCGACAATGTGGTGCTCACCCCCCACGTGGGCGGCTCGACCCAGGAGGCCCAGGTCGACATCGGGCGGTATGTCGCCAACAAGCTCATCGACTACGCCGAGAACGCCTCGACCAGCATGAGCGTCAACCTGCCCGACATCGCCCCGGCACCCGCCAACGGCACCCGGATCGGCCACCTGCACCGCAACGTTCCCGGTGTGATGGCCACGATCAACCGCCTCATCGCCGACTACGGCGGCAACGTGACCTACCAGGCCCTCGCCACCCGCGACGCCCTGGGCTACGCGGTGCTCGACATCGCCGAGACCGACCGCGGCCTGCTGGCCGAGGTGGCCCACTTGGACGCCACCATCCGCGCCAGGGTGCTCTGA
- a CDS encoding inositol monophosphatase family protein, which produces MTDFTDDLRLAHVMADDADSITMARFQAADLRISAKPDHTEVTDADLAVEDSVRRTLGRSRSRDAVHGEERADTGQGPRRWIIDPIDGTANFLRGVPVWATLIALSIENRVVASVVSAPALQRRWWAAEGIGAWTGKSLVKARPIHVSAVADLNDAFLSYSSLHGWVEEGRGRGFGELMRSVWRTRAFGDFWSYMMVAEGTVDLACEPELSLHDMAALDVIVREAGGRFTGLDGVDGPWSGNALASNGLLHDEALEMVAGD; this is translated from the coding sequence ATGACCGACTTCACCGATGATCTGCGCCTGGCCCATGTGATGGCCGACGACGCCGACTCCATCACCATGGCACGATTCCAGGCCGCGGACCTGAGGATCTCCGCCAAGCCCGATCACACCGAGGTCACCGACGCCGACCTGGCGGTCGAGGACTCCGTGCGACGGACTCTGGGCCGCAGCCGCTCCCGGGACGCGGTGCACGGCGAGGAGCGCGCCGACACCGGCCAGGGGCCGAGGCGGTGGATCATCGACCCGATCGACGGGACGGCGAACTTCCTGCGGGGGGTGCCGGTGTGGGCCACCCTCATCGCGCTGAGCATCGAGAACCGGGTGGTGGCCTCGGTGGTCTCCGCACCGGCGCTGCAGCGCCGCTGGTGGGCGGCGGAGGGGATCGGCGCGTGGACCGGGAAGTCTCTGGTCAAGGCCCGGCCGATCCACGTCTCGGCGGTCGCCGATCTGAATGACGCCTTCCTGTCCTACTCGTCTCTGCACGGCTGGGTCGAGGAGGGCCGCGGCCGCGGATTCGGGGAGCTGATGCGCAGCGTGTGGCGCACCCGGGCCTTCGGGGACTTCTGGTCCTACATGATGGTCGCCGAGGGGACGGTCGACCTGGCCTGCGAGCCGGAGCTGTCGCTGCACGACATGGCGGCCCTGGATGTGATCGTCCGGGAGGCTGGCGGGCGCTTCACCGGTCTCGACGGCGTCGACGGCCCGTGGAGCGGCAACGCCCTGGCCTCCAACGGCCTGCTCCACGACGAGGCTCTGGAGATGGTGGCCGGGGACTGA